In a single window of the Anaerocolumna cellulosilytica genome:
- the rsmH gene encoding 16S rRNA (cytosine(1402)-N(4))-methyltransferase RsmH, with translation MDTFNENTNFKHKSVLLDETIDMLAIKPDGIYVDGTLGGGGHSLEICKRLGEGGKLIGIDQDEAAIKAGSKRLEDYKDRVTIVRSNYVQIKQVLKDLGIDRVDGILLDLGVSSHQLDTIERGFSYKENAPLDMRMDTRNSLTAKDIVNTYSEYDLYRIIRDYGEDKFAKNIAKHIVRMREVKPIESTDELTEAIKAAIPMKLRINTGHPAKKTFQAIRIELNHELEVLNQSLADMIELLREDGRLCIITFHSLEDRIVKSAFRTSEAPCTCPPNFPVCVCGNKSKGKVVTRKPILPSEQEVIENKRSKSSKLRVFERHL, from the coding sequence ATGGACACTTTTAATGAAAACACAAATTTTAAACACAAATCGGTACTGTTAGATGAAACAATTGATATGCTTGCCATAAAACCAGATGGAATATATGTTGATGGTACCTTAGGCGGAGGAGGACACTCCTTAGAAATCTGCAAGAGATTAGGTGAGGGCGGCAAGTTAATTGGAATTGATCAGGATGAAGCTGCCATAAAAGCAGGCAGTAAGAGGTTAGAGGATTATAAAGACAGAGTAACAATTGTTAGAAGCAATTACGTTCAGATAAAACAAGTATTAAAAGATCTTGGAATAGATAGAGTAGATGGTATTTTGTTGGATTTGGGTGTATCTTCACATCAATTAGATACGATAGAACGTGGATTTTCTTATAAAGAGAATGCACCGCTAGATATGAGGATGGACACAAGAAATAGCCTCACAGCCAAGGATATTGTAAATACCTATAGTGAGTATGACTTATACCGGATTATACGTGATTATGGAGAGGACAAGTTCGCGAAAAATATTGCAAAACACATTGTCCGTATGAGAGAAGTCAAGCCAATTGAATCAACAGATGAGTTAACAGAAGCTATAAAGGCTGCTATACCTATGAAACTTAGGATAAATACGGGACATCCTGCAAAAAAAACATTTCAAGCTATCCGTATAGAATTAAATCACGAATTGGAAGTTTTGAATCAGTCATTAGCAGATATGATTGAACTTTTAAGGGAAGATGGGCGATTATGTATTATTACCTTTCACTCCTTAGAGGACCGTATTGTGAAGAGTGCTTTTAGGACAAGCGAGGCTCCGTGTACATGTCCGCCGAATTTTCCTGTTTGTGTTTGTGGTAACAAATCAAAAGGTAAGGTGGTAACGAGAAAGCCGATTTTACCTTCTGAGCAGGAAGTTATTGAAAACAAAAGATCGAAAAGTTCGAAACTTAGAGTATTTGAAAGACATTTATAA
- the mraZ gene encoding division/cell wall cluster transcriptional repressor MraZ yields MFMGEYNHSIDGKGRIIIPSKFRETLGDEFVVTQGLDGCLFVYPNDEWMNFVNQLKNLPGTKEARQLQRYFMAGAASCEVDKQGRILIPTKLREQAALEKDIVFVGVLNKIEIWSKERWESNNDYENMDQAAEHMSEFGLSF; encoded by the coding sequence ATGTTCATGGGAGAATACAATCATTCCATAGATGGAAAAGGAAGAATAATTATACCGTCAAAGTTCAGAGAAACCTTAGGTGATGAATTTGTAGTAACCCAGGGTTTAGATGGCTGCTTATTTGTGTATCCTAATGATGAATGGATGAACTTCGTAAACCAGTTAAAAAACCTGCCAGGAACAAAGGAAGCCAGACAACTCCAAAGATATTTTATGGCTGGTGCCGCCAGTTGTGAGGTGGACAAGCAGGGCAGGATTTTGATTCCCACAAAACTTAGAGAGCAGGCAGCTTTAGAAAAAGATATTGTTTTTGTAGGCGTTTTAAACAAAATTGAAATCTGGAGTAAGGAAAGATGGGAAAGCAACAATGATTATGAGAATATGGATCAGGCTGCTGAACATATGTCAGAGTTTGGACTAAGTTTTTAA
- a CDS encoding septum formation initiator family protein: protein MEAKRRNFQTNPYTVHGTAARRLEVLPDYQDGEGAAPDRGPLRQPVKKPKRRAKAKPGIDLFGILILTVAIGITFYTCVEYLGVQANTTKMNNEITNLERELLKLQNQNDAALSKVNTSLDLSYIYQVATEELGMMYPDSDQILKYKSNLSDYVRQYGEVPEIEAESLLEKFLKGN from the coding sequence ATGGAGGCTAAAAGACGAAATTTTCAAACCAATCCGTATACTGTCCATGGAACGGCAGCCAGAAGGCTGGAAGTACTTCCCGATTATCAGGACGGGGAAGGAGCAGCACCGGATAGAGGGCCTTTAAGACAACCGGTTAAAAAACCGAAGAGAAGAGCAAAGGCTAAACCCGGAATTGATTTATTTGGAATCTTGATACTAACGGTTGCAATAGGGATAACGTTCTATACCTGCGTAGAGTATCTGGGTGTGCAGGCTAATACTACAAAGATGAATAACGAAATAACCAATCTTGAGAGGGAGTTATTAAAGTTACAGAATCAAAATGATGCGGCTTTATCAAAAGTAAATACTTCGTTAGACTTAAGTTATATCTATCAGGTAGCTACCGAAGAACTGGGAATGATGTATCCGGATAGTGATCAAATCCTTAAGTATAAAAGCAATTTAAGTGATTATGTGAGACAATACGGAGAAGTTCCGGAAATAGAAGCAGAATCATTACTGGAAAAGTTTTTAAAGGGAAACTGA
- a CDS encoding peptidoglycan D,D-transpeptidase FtsI family protein gives MRNRNKSKVKKFTNKMQAKLLLVFSVLIISMMGLIFRLIQLNHEDGERFEKKVLSQQTYTSTTIPYKRGSILDRNGTVLAVSEKVYNVILDVKHLLGDKEYILPTKKALLSSYEITEEAMSDIINNKAESRYTILLKGISYEDMLKFKALQEKDSNIQGVWFEEDYVRKYPYNSLASVVLGFTSNGNVGNWGIEQYYNNELNGTNGVEYGYIDTELKLEKTVKSATNGNTLVSTIDANVQGIVQKHINNFIEEFDAVDMGVIVMNPNNGEVYAMATKNEYDLNNPADLTSFYSEADIKAMNDKERVDALSKIWKNYTISHNYEPGSTFKPFTIAAGLEEAVIHSTDTFNCDGIEIVNGVKIKCNKKPPGHGVITLTEALMFSCNDALMEIGKKEGSKLLYDYETRFGLGKKTGIDLPGEESGLLKKAKETTPVDLAVISFGQTNTVTMVQMAAGFSSLVNGGYYYEPHLVKQVLNDSGAVVSNKEPVLVRNSVSEETSKFLRQALFETVDAGTAKTAKVSGYKIGGKTGTAQKQPREDKRYIVSFIGVVPTDKPEAVIYVVIDDPQKGPQTAAAATAVASKILSEILPFLGIYPTEEIDTSGNVVVPVMPTGKLNTEEKAENSETEKANTEDENADAENQEDKVNQTDNENQQANQNQAGNDEQPNSTENGETEKTDDDESANDEFNMDALPFEDEEEAPPTGD, from the coding sequence ATGAGAAATAGAAATAAAAGTAAAGTTAAGAAATTCACAAATAAAATGCAAGCAAAGTTATTGCTTGTATTTTCTGTTTTGATTATATCCATGATGGGATTAATTTTCAGACTTATACAATTAAACCATGAGGATGGAGAGCGGTTTGAAAAAAAGGTGTTATCCCAGCAGACATATACCAGTACTACGATTCCTTACAAAAGAGGAAGTATTCTAGACAGGAATGGAACGGTACTTGCTGTTAGTGAAAAAGTCTATAATGTTATATTGGATGTAAAACATCTGCTTGGAGATAAAGAGTACATATTGCCGACTAAAAAGGCACTGCTGTCCAGTTATGAGATAACAGAAGAGGCTATGTCTGATATTATTAATAATAAAGCGGAAAGCAGATATACGATACTTTTAAAAGGAATCAGCTATGAGGATATGCTAAAATTCAAAGCCTTGCAGGAAAAAGACTCTAATATTCAAGGCGTATGGTTTGAAGAAGATTATGTTAGAAAGTATCCTTATAATTCTCTGGCAAGTGTCGTGCTGGGCTTTACTTCCAACGGTAATGTAGGGAACTGGGGGATTGAACAGTACTACAATAATGAATTAAACGGAACTAACGGTGTGGAATATGGATATATTGATACAGAGTTAAAATTAGAAAAGACAGTAAAGTCTGCAACCAATGGTAATACCTTAGTGTCTACCATTGATGCCAATGTGCAGGGAATTGTGCAAAAACACATTAATAATTTTATTGAGGAATTCGATGCTGTGGATATGGGCGTAATTGTTATGAATCCAAACAATGGTGAAGTCTATGCTATGGCAACTAAGAATGAATATGACCTAAATAATCCGGCCGATTTAACATCTTTTTATTCTGAAGCAGATATTAAAGCTATGAATGATAAAGAGAGAGTAGATGCTTTAAGCAAGATATGGAAAAATTACACAATTAGTCATAATTACGAACCAGGCTCTACCTTCAAGCCTTTTACAATAGCTGCGGGACTAGAGGAAGCAGTTATCCATTCCACAGATACTTTTAATTGTGATGGCATAGAGATTGTAAATGGAGTTAAAATTAAGTGCAATAAAAAGCCACCAGGACATGGAGTTATTACTTTGACGGAAGCTTTAATGTTCTCTTGTAATGATGCGCTCATGGAGATTGGTAAAAAAGAAGGAAGTAAGCTGTTATACGATTATGAAACCCGTTTTGGGCTTGGTAAGAAAACAGGAATTGACTTACCCGGAGAAGAATCGGGTTTATTGAAAAAAGCAAAAGAGACAACTCCGGTTGACCTTGCTGTCATCAGTTTTGGTCAGACGAATACGGTTACTATGGTACAAATGGCAGCAGGTTTTTCTTCTTTAGTGAATGGCGGATATTATTATGAACCCCATTTGGTAAAGCAGGTGCTCAATGACAGCGGAGCCGTGGTGTCTAATAAGGAGCCGGTTCTAGTTAGAAATAGTGTATCAGAAGAGACTTCAAAATTCTTACGGCAGGCATTATTTGAAACAGTGGATGCCGGAACAGCGAAAACTGCCAAGGTCAGTGGTTATAAGATTGGCGGGAAGACAGGTACAGCTCAGAAACAGCCCAGAGAGGATAAAAGGTATATAGTGTCCTTTATCGGCGTAGTTCCGACAGATAAACCGGAGGCAGTAATTTATGTTGTTATTGATGACCCACAGAAGGGACCACAGACCGCAGCAGCAGCAACTGCTGTAGCCAGCAAAATATTAAGTGAGATTCTTCCGTTCTTAGGTATATATCCTACGGAGGAAATTGATACCTCTGGTAACGTTGTAGTTCCTGTAATGCCAACCGGAAAGTTGAATACAGAGGAGAAGGCAGAGAACTCCGAAACCGAAAAAGCAAATACGGAAGATGAGAATGCAGACGCAGAGAATCAGGAGGATAAGGTTAACCAAACGGATAATGAAAACCAGCAAGCGAACCAGAATCAAGCAGGGAATGATGAACAGCCGAATAGTACAGAAAACGGTGAAACTGAAAAAACGGATGATGACGAATCTGCAAATGATGAATTTAATATGGATGCCCTGCCTTTTGAAGATGAGGAGGAGGCACCTCCTACGGGTGATTAA
- the lgt gene encoding prolipoprotein diacylglyceryl transferase encodes MMISVATSIMFPNLGIELKNVGSFIEIFGFKIMYYGMLIAFGMAMGYLVAEWQAKRTGQNKDLYLDFALYAIILSVIGARIYYVVFSWDDFKDNLIDIFNTRNGGLAIYGGVITAVITAFVYTKVKKISFGLLADTGCLGLITGQIIGRWGNFFNREVFGKYTDGIFAMLLDLRDVSYDYTMPVEQLAQKYTGKTEIYNNIMEIRNNPVIIDGITYIQVHPTFLYESLWNLILLILLIIYSKYKKFDGEVVLLYLAGYGLGRAWIEGIRTDQLFLGNSPIAVSQLLSIILVICSLFIIAYKRIKLKTVKAF; translated from the coding sequence ATGATGATTAGTGTAGCGACGAGTATTATGTTTCCGAATTTGGGAATAGAATTAAAAAATGTAGGCTCTTTCATCGAAATTTTTGGTTTTAAGATTATGTATTACGGTATGCTTATAGCTTTTGGTATGGCAATGGGATATCTGGTAGCGGAATGGCAGGCGAAAAGAACGGGACAGAATAAGGACTTGTACTTAGATTTTGCATTATATGCTATCATACTGTCAGTGATTGGAGCTAGAATATACTATGTTGTATTTAGCTGGGATGATTTTAAAGATAATCTAATAGATATTTTTAATACTCGTAACGGCGGACTGGCAATCTATGGTGGGGTTATAACAGCAGTTATAACAGCTTTTGTATACACAAAAGTTAAGAAAATATCCTTTGGATTATTAGCGGATACAGGTTGTCTTGGACTTATTACCGGTCAAATTATTGGTAGATGGGGTAACTTTTTTAATCGGGAAGTATTTGGTAAGTACACTGATGGAATTTTTGCTATGCTTTTAGATTTAAGAGATGTTAGCTATGACTACACAATGCCGGTGGAACAGTTGGCACAAAAGTATACTGGAAAGACAGAAATCTATAATAACATTATGGAAATCAGGAATAATCCTGTCATTATTGATGGAATAACCTACATTCAGGTTCACCCAACCTTTTTGTATGAATCCCTATGGAATTTAATCTTGCTGATACTTCTAATCATCTACTCGAAGTATAAAAAGTTTGACGGTGAAGTTGTCCTGTTATATCTGGCTGGTTACGGTCTGGGAAGAGCTTGGATTGAAGGAATCAGAACGGACCAATTGTTTTTAGGTAATTCACCCATAGCAGTGTCTCAATTGTTATCTATTATATTAGTAATCTGTTCGCTTTTTATTATTGCTTATAAGCGTATAAAATTAAAAACTGTGAAAGCTTTTTAA